The Kroppenstedtia pulmonis genome has a segment encoding these proteins:
- a CDS encoding DUF1462 family protein has product MSQPTEVLVYGAEERCASCVNLPSAEETASWLQAALGRKYGDQVQVRYVDIYQPNGAKETAFSRRVLEEDIWYPVIVIQDEIVGEGSARLKDIQNKLEETGVTALTEKSL; this is encoded by the coding sequence GTGAGTCAACCCACAGAAGTCCTTGTCTATGGGGCGGAAGAAAGATGTGCCAGTTGTGTTAATCTGCCCTCTGCTGAGGAAACAGCTTCATGGCTGCAAGCAGCTTTAGGACGAAAATATGGGGATCAGGTTCAGGTTCGCTATGTGGATATTTATCAGCCGAACGGGGCGAAGGAAACCGCATTTTCCAGGAGGGTACTGGAAGAGGATATTTGGTATCCTGTTATCGTCATCCAAGACGAAATCGTGGGAGAAGGAAGTGCTCGTTTAAAAGATATTCAAAACAAGCTGGAGGAGACGGGAGTAACGGCTCTGACAGAGAAGTCCCTGTGA
- a CDS encoding bifunctional cystathionine gamma-lyase/homocysteine desulfhydrase, with the protein MRMDTKLIHGGVFGDDKTGAVSVPIYQVSTYKQEGIGQHKGYEYSRTGNPTREALEILIAELENGTRGFAFSSGMAAISTVVALYKQGDHLIIGDDTYGGTYRVMSKVFNQLGIEASYVDTSRPELITAAIRPHTKAVFVETPSNPLLKVTDMKKVANICRDHGLQLIVDNTFLTPYWQNPLDFGADIVIHSATKYLGGHSDVVAGLVAVKDPELGEAIHFVQNSMGGILSPHDSWLLMRGMKTLGLRMRQHESTSNRLARWLSERNDIKSVYYPGLPDHPGHQTNLQQARGFGGMISFDVGSGKRAEQVLSKTRFFTLAESLGAVESLISLPVHMTHASIPEERRRELGITEGLIRISVGVEDPEDLLEDLDQALR; encoded by the coding sequence TTGCGCATGGATACGAAATTGATTCATGGTGGCGTCTTCGGAGATGATAAAACAGGTGCGGTAAGTGTGCCCATTTATCAGGTTTCCACATATAAACAAGAAGGTATCGGACAACATAAAGGTTACGAATACTCCCGAACGGGTAATCCTACCCGGGAGGCTCTGGAAATTCTGATTGCAGAGTTGGAAAACGGAACAAGAGGTTTTGCCTTCTCTTCAGGTATGGCCGCCATTTCCACGGTTGTGGCTCTGTATAAGCAAGGAGATCATCTCATCATTGGAGATGATACTTATGGAGGTACCTACCGTGTGATGAGCAAGGTATTTAATCAATTGGGGATAGAGGCTTCCTATGTGGATACGAGTCGTCCGGAGCTCATCACAGCTGCAATCCGTCCCCATACCAAGGCTGTCTTTGTGGAAACCCCCAGTAATCCTTTGCTCAAGGTAACGGATATGAAGAAAGTGGCAAATATTTGCCGGGATCATGGACTTCAGTTGATCGTGGATAACACCTTCTTAACTCCCTATTGGCAAAATCCCCTGGATTTTGGGGCAGACATCGTGATTCACAGTGCCACGAAATATCTGGGGGGACACAGTGATGTAGTGGCAGGTCTGGTGGCGGTAAAGGACCCGGAGTTGGGAGAGGCCATTCATTTTGTGCAGAATTCCATGGGCGGTATTTTGTCTCCTCATGATTCATGGCTGTTGATGCGGGGAATGAAAACCCTTGGTCTTCGGATGCGGCAACATGAATCCACGTCTAATCGTCTCGCCCGCTGGCTTTCTGAGCGAAATGACATCAAATCGGTTTATTATCCCGGATTACCGGATCATCCCGGTCATCAGACAAATCTTCAGCAAGCCAGAGGCTTCGGAGGTATGATTTCTTTTGATGTCGGTTCAGGGAAGCGAGCGGAACAAGTACTGTCCAAAACCCGGTTCTTTACGTTGGCGGAAAGTCTGGGAGCTGTGGAGAGTTTGATTTCCCTTCCCGTTCACATGACTCATGCGTCGATTCCCGAGGAACGCCGCCGGGAGCTGGGAATTACGGAGGGACTGATTCGAATATCCGTAGGGGTGGAAGATCCGGAAGATCTGCTGGAGGATTTGGATCAGGCTCTTCGCTGA
- a CDS encoding ABC transporter ATP-binding protein, which translates to MSTAEPKTEKILEVNQVKKHFDMGRGQVVQAVDDVTFHVYKGETLGLVGESGCGKSTMGRTIIRLYEATDGEIKFKGKNTKNLSGKELHQFNREMQMIFQDPYASLNPRMTVGDIIAEGLDIHGLAKGKERREKVVELLRTVGLNEEHADRFPHEFSGGQRQRIGIARALAVEPDFIIADEPISALDVSIQAQVVNLMKKLQREKGLTYLFIAHDLSMVKYISDRVGVMYLGNLVELADSQELYDHPLHPYTEALLSAVPIPDPDTDERRERIILKGDVPSPIDPPSGCRFRTRCPKAMDICGQEVPKWQEVRPMHWVACHLYQEESMKKENKEKSSH; encoded by the coding sequence ATGAGTACTGCTGAACCGAAAACGGAAAAGATTCTCGAAGTCAATCAAGTCAAAAAGCATTTTGATATGGGACGCGGGCAAGTTGTCCAAGCAGTAGATGACGTAACTTTTCATGTATACAAAGGTGAAACCTTGGGTCTGGTTGGAGAATCCGGTTGTGGGAAATCCACGATGGGTCGTACCATCATACGTCTTTACGAAGCGACGGACGGGGAGATTAAGTTTAAAGGGAAAAACACCAAAAATCTGAGTGGGAAAGAACTTCACCAGTTTAACAGGGAGATGCAAATGATCTTTCAAGATCCCTATGCTTCTCTCAATCCTCGGATGACGGTGGGGGATATCATCGCAGAAGGGTTGGATATCCACGGATTGGCCAAGGGTAAAGAAAGACGGGAAAAAGTGGTGGAGCTTTTGAGAACCGTCGGTTTGAATGAAGAACACGCCGACCGTTTTCCCCACGAGTTTTCCGGCGGTCAACGGCAACGAATCGGGATTGCCCGGGCTTTGGCGGTAGAACCGGACTTTATTATCGCTGACGAACCGATCTCGGCATTGGACGTTTCCATTCAAGCTCAGGTTGTTAACCTGATGAAAAAATTACAACGGGAAAAAGGCCTCACCTATCTGTTTATTGCCCATGATCTCTCGATGGTGAAATACATCAGTGACCGGGTAGGAGTAATGTATTTGGGGAATCTGGTGGAGCTTGCTGACAGTCAGGAGTTATACGATCATCCTCTTCATCCCTATACGGAAGCTCTGTTGTCAGCGGTTCCAATCCCGGACCCTGACACCGATGAGCGACGGGAACGGATTATTTTGAAGGGAGATGTACCCAGCCCCATCGATCCGCCCAGTGGTTGCCGGTTCCGGACTCGGTGCCCCAAAGCGATGGACATATGCGGGCAGGAGGTGCCAAAGTGGCAAGAGGTGCGCCCCATGCACTGGGTGGCTTGTCATCTGTATCAGGAAGAATCCATGAAAAAAGAAAACAAGGAGAAAAGCTCCCACTAA
- a CDS encoding NifU family protein: protein MEEQVEEVLDKLRPFIQRDGGDVELVEVEDGIVRVRLLGACGSCPSSTITLKAGIERALIEEVPGVTEVEQVL from the coding sequence ATGGAAGAACAAGTGGAAGAAGTATTGGATAAACTGCGTCCCTTCATTCAACGTGACGGAGGAGATGTGGAACTGGTGGAAGTGGAAGACGGCATCGTTCGGGTCCGCCTGCTTGGTGCATGCGGCAGCTGCCCCAGCTCCACCATTACTCTGAAAGCCGGAATTGAGCGTGCTCTCATTGAAGAAGTACCCGGTGTGACAGAGGTAGAACAAGTACTCTAA
- a CDS encoding Hsp20/alpha crystallin family protein → MGSINRFNAHNEHPIHPFRQEMERMMSRFFDSPFFRGDSSLFQPAFNLEEHEDHYHVEAELPGITPEDIQIEVHGNTLTIRGEKHRKKEQEQEGQVHMVESQYGSFRRVITLPSDADMDAITADSDNGLLHITVPKDQKQAPRRIEIQNKKRH, encoded by the coding sequence ATGGGTTCCATCAACCGTTTTAATGCTCATAACGAGCATCCGATTCATCCTTTTCGACAAGAGATGGAACGGATGATGAGCCGATTTTTTGATTCCCCTTTTTTTCGGGGGGATTCTTCATTATTTCAACCTGCCTTTAACCTGGAGGAACATGAGGATCATTATCATGTTGAGGCTGAATTACCCGGAATCACACCTGAGGATATTCAGATCGAAGTACATGGGAACACTTTAACCATTCGGGGAGAAAAGCACCGAAAAAAAGAACAGGAACAAGAAGGACAGGTTCACATGGTAGAAAGTCAGTATGGCTCATTCCGTCGTGTGATTACACTGCCCTCAGATGCCGACATGGATGCCATTACGGCAGACAGTGACAACGGGCTTCTGCATATCACCGTTCCCAAGGATCAAAAGCAGGCACCCAGACGCATTGAAATTCAAAACAAAAAACGTCACTGA
- the cysK gene encoding cysteine synthase A, with the protein MKQVFGNIKELIGNTPIVRVNGFKLPEGVRIFAKLEYLNPGGSVKDRLGMALIQAAEREGKLKPGGTIIEPTAGNTGIGLALAAVGTGYQVIFVVPSRFSEEKQELMRALGAKVVNTPRELGIKGAIAKAKELEQEIEGSYCPQQFANPANPEVHYQTTGPEIWDQMEGRVDVLVAGAGSGGTFMGVARYLKEQNPDVKTVIVEPQGSILGGGEPGPHKTEGIGMEFLPDYMNPAYFDAVHTVLDRDAFKMVRELASREGMLVASSSGAAFYAALQEAESASAGTNIVVLFPDGSDRYLSQNIYQEEV; encoded by the coding sequence ATGAAACAGGTCTTTGGGAATATCAAGGAGTTAATCGGAAACACACCGATTGTACGAGTAAATGGTTTTAAACTGCCTGAGGGAGTCCGGATTTTCGCAAAACTGGAATATCTCAACCCTGGCGGCAGTGTGAAGGACCGTCTCGGCATGGCTCTGATTCAAGCTGCTGAGCGGGAGGGGAAACTGAAACCTGGCGGAACGATCATTGAACCTACTGCGGGTAATACGGGGATCGGCCTGGCACTGGCTGCCGTGGGAACCGGTTATCAGGTAATCTTTGTGGTTCCTTCTCGCTTCTCTGAGGAAAAACAGGAACTGATGCGTGCACTGGGTGCCAAAGTGGTAAATACTCCCCGTGAATTGGGGATAAAAGGGGCCATCGCGAAAGCCAAGGAGTTGGAACAAGAGATCGAAGGTTCTTACTGCCCGCAACAGTTTGCCAATCCGGCCAATCCAGAGGTTCATTATCAGACAACGGGTCCTGAAATTTGGGATCAGATGGAGGGTCGGGTGGATGTGTTGGTGGCAGGAGCCGGCTCCGGCGGAACCTTTATGGGTGTCGCCCGCTATCTGAAAGAACAGAACCCGGATGTGAAAACGGTGATTGTGGAGCCTCAGGGGTCCATTTTAGGCGGGGGAGAACCCGGGCCTCACAAAACAGAAGGTATCGGGATGGAGTTTTTGCCGGATTATATGAATCCAGCCTACTTTGATGCCGTTCATACTGTATTGGATCGGGATGCTTTTAAAATGGTACGGGAGTTGGCCTCTCGGGAAGGGATGCTGGTGGCCAGCTCGTCAGGAGCGGCATTTTACGCTGCCCTCCAAGAGGCAGAATCCGCCTCAGCCGGCACCAATATTGTCGTTTTGTTTCCTGACGGCAGTGATCGGTACTTAAGCCAAAATATTTACCAAGAGGAGGTATGA
- a CDS encoding ABC transporter permease has protein sequence MKMKTSDHLTPDLFEPVEPDWEQQEGIKSKRISFWGDAWRRFRTNKGALIGMIIILIIGLLAVLGPDMNDYSYRQQILEISNQAPFDDHWFGTDKFGRDLWTRTWHGVGISLMIAFMAAAIDLFIGVPYGCISGYFGGKVDNWMQRIIEILYGIPNLIVMIMLLLWLEPGVMAIALALSVTGWVSMARVVRGQILKLKNQEYVLAARTLGASHRRLLIRHMLPNVSGPIIITIMFTIPTAIFFEAFLSFIGLSIRPPGASLGLLINDGFEMMRFLPYQVFYPAAILSLLMFSFNLIGDGLRDALDPKLRR, from the coding sequence ATGAAAATGAAAACCTCCGATCATTTGACACCGGACCTGTTTGAACCCGTAGAGCCGGATTGGGAGCAGCAAGAGGGAATCAAAAGCAAGCGGATCAGTTTTTGGGGGGATGCCTGGCGTCGGTTTCGTACAAACAAAGGGGCTCTCATCGGTATGATCATTATCTTGATCATTGGCCTGCTTGCTGTATTGGGTCCAGATATGAATGATTATTCCTATCGGCAACAAATTCTTGAGATATCCAATCAAGCACCCTTTGATGATCATTGGTTCGGAACGGATAAATTTGGCCGGGATCTATGGACCCGAACGTGGCATGGAGTGGGTATCTCCTTGATGATCGCTTTTATGGCGGCGGCCATCGATTTATTTATCGGGGTTCCTTATGGATGTATCTCCGGTTACTTTGGCGGAAAAGTGGATAACTGGATGCAACGGATCATTGAGATCCTTTACGGGATTCCCAATTTGATCGTGATGATTATGCTTTTACTGTGGCTGGAACCTGGGGTGATGGCCATTGCACTCGCTTTATCCGTTACAGGGTGGGTTTCCATGGCCAGGGTGGTCAGAGGACAGATTCTGAAGTTGAAAAATCAAGAGTATGTCCTGGCAGCCCGAACCCTGGGTGCCAGTCACAGGCGTTTGTTGATCAGGCACATGCTGCCCAATGTTTCCGGTCCGATTATTATTACCATTATGTTTACGATTCCTACTGCTATTTTTTTTGAGGCTTTTTTAAGTTTTATTGGTTTAAGCATCCGACCGCCAGGGGCCAGCTTGGGGCTGCTTATCAATGATGGTTTTGAAATGATGCGTTTTCTTCCCTACCAGGTCTTTTATCCGGCGGCGATTCTGTCTTTATTGATGTTTAGCTTTAATTTGATTGGAGACGGTCTCCGGGATGCCTTGGATCCCAAATTACGAAGATAG
- a CDS encoding ABC transporter ATP-binding protein has protein sequence MEKDNLLEVRDLHVSFDTYNGEVQSVRGVSFTVAKGETLAIVGESGCGKSVTSQSIMRLIPEPPGRIKSGEVRFEGKDLTRLRDKDMEEIRGKEIAMIFQDPMTSLNPTMTVGRQITEGLVKHQGLSKEEARRKAVEMLEMVGIPSPRSRIKQYPHQFSGGMRQRVMIAIALACSPKLLIADEPTTALDVTIQAQILEIMKDLQKKLDTSIVLITHDLGVVAEMADRVVVMYAGKVMETGTVEEIFYRSRHPYTWGLMESVPRLDLSRGQNLTPIKGTPPDLLNPPQGCPFAGRCQHAMKICKIELPETTDCSDTHQVACWLEHPLSPDVSAPYEMVGGGCK, from the coding sequence ATGGAGAAAGATAACCTATTGGAAGTACGGGACCTGCATGTTTCCTTTGATACGTACAATGGTGAAGTCCAGTCAGTCCGAGGTGTCAGTTTTACTGTCGCAAAGGGTGAGACTCTGGCGATCGTGGGAGAATCCGGGTGTGGAAAAAGTGTCACATCTCAAAGTATCATGCGCTTGATTCCGGAGCCTCCCGGAAGAATCAAGTCAGGTGAAGTACGGTTTGAAGGAAAAGATCTCACCAGGTTACGGGACAAGGACATGGAAGAAATCAGGGGAAAAGAGATTGCAATGATCTTCCAGGACCCGATGACCTCTCTGAATCCCACCATGACAGTGGGTCGTCAGATTACCGAGGGATTGGTGAAACATCAGGGTCTCAGTAAAGAGGAAGCCAGAAGAAAGGCGGTGGAAATGCTGGAGATGGTGGGTATTCCAAGCCCACGTTCCAGGATTAAGCAGTACCCTCACCAATTTTCCGGAGGCATGCGACAAAGAGTGATGATTGCGATTGCACTGGCATGTTCACCCAAGCTGCTGATCGCAGATGAACCGACAACTGCTCTGGATGTAACGATCCAGGCCCAGATCCTTGAGATCATGAAGGATTTGCAAAAAAAGCTGGATACCTCCATTGTTTTAATTACCCACGATCTGGGTGTTGTGGCAGAAATGGCGGATCGAGTGGTAGTGATGTATGCCGGAAAAGTGATGGAAACGGGAACAGTGGAAGAAATTTTTTACCGTTCCCGGCATCCTTATACTTGGGGATTGATGGAATCAGTTCCCCGGCTGGATTTATCCAGGGGCCAAAATCTTACGCCAATTAAGGGAACTCCACCGGATTTACTGAATCCGCCCCAGGGATGTCCATTTGCTGGGCGTTGCCAGCATGCAATGAAAATATGTAAGATAGAATTACCGGAAACAACGGATTGCTCCGATACCCACCAGGTAGCCTGTTGGTTGGAACATCCGCTGTCACCCGATGTATCAGCGCCATATGAAATGGTAGGAGGGGGTTGCAAATGA